The Ignisphaera sp. genome has a window encoding:
- a CDS encoding DUF2192 domain-containing protein, protein MNLRRKRVEAITTAWSIIVSKPAKRREEAIDILKSVYSSMGVEPIRGSSSPPDLYDKEMASLYIIGKWGLGIDKELDDETLKSLFSTEMVFETMMKTLSITTSREGFCEAMGDLCSRLSDSFIARFLRFVFTLYYFGFAKFEDLAMIMRKLYNFFEPLQETVRRFAKFVIAYEVGSRIASGQIKSQMDINMSKNIIALEIGIPKAIPSTSYIIEVSKHFFTLPDNIVKNILISNSKKEQKSEDNV, encoded by the coding sequence ATAACAACAGCATGGAGCATTATAGTATCTAAGCCCGCCAAAAGAAGAGAAGAAGCAATTGATATACTAAAGAGTGTTTATAGCAGTATGGGAGTGGAGCCTATAAGGGGTTCTAGCAGCCCTCCTGATCTATACGATAAAGAAATGGCATCGCTTTATATAATTGGTAAATGGGGTCTTGGAATAGATAAAGAGCTAGATGACGAGACCTTGAAATCTTTGTTCTCAACAGAGATGGTGTTTGAAACAATGATGAAGACACTCAGCATAACAACATCTAGAGAAGGTTTTTGTGAAGCCATGGGAGATCTGTGCTCAAGGTTAAGCGATTCGTTTATTGCAAGGTTTCTCAGATTTGTCTTCACATTGTATTATTTTGGGTTTGCGAAATTCGAAGATCTAGCGATGATAATGAGAAAGCTGTATAACTTCTTTGAACCACTACAAGAAACTGTAAGAAGGTTTGCCAAATTTGTTATAGCATATGAGGTTGGATCTAGAATAGCCTCTGGTCAGATAAAAAGTCAAATGGATATCAACATGTCAAAGAATATTATAGCACTTGAAATTGGAATACCAAAGGCAATACCATCAACAAGCTACATAATTGAGGTAAGTAAACACTTTTTTACCCTACCAGATAATATAGTTAAAAATATCCTTATATCGAATAGTAAAAAAGAGCAGAAAAGTGAGGATAATGTATAG